A region from the Flavobacteriales bacterium genome encodes:
- a CDS encoding PUR family DNA/RNA-binding protein translates to MADDREDVYSKPVRAGKRTYFFDVKSTRGKDLYLTITESKKHTHEDGSASYEKHKIFLYKEDFEKFADGLHDVFAEIDRLKATGQYMQHDNQRHDRPAQPEQPSNAPHDAPFTDVNFEDLDRKDV, encoded by the coding sequence ATGGCGGACGATCGCGAGGATGTGTACAGCAAGCCGGTGCGCGCGGGAAAGAGGACGTACTTCTTCGACGTGAAGAGCACGCGTGGCAAGGATCTCTACCTCACGATAACGGAGAGCAAGAAGCACACGCACGAGGACGGTTCGGCCAGCTACGAGAAGCACAAGATCTTCCTCTACAAAGAGGACTTCGAGAAGTTCGCGGACGGCTTGCACGATGTTTTCGCGGAGATCGACCGGTTGAAAGCCACCGGCCAATACATGCAGCACGACAACCAACGGCACGACCGCCCCGCGCAGCCTGAGCAACCCTCGAACGCGCCGCATGATGCGCCGTTCACGGATGTGAATTTCGAGGACCTGGACCGCAAGGACGTCTGA
- a CDS encoding ABC transporter ATP-binding protein, with product MRALMTLNRYLLKYRWRLLAGVGFIVLSNLFAVLSPEVVKKAFDAVMAGLEVARTGNPQPVGTIDTLDRVLGWVGFNNAAAAQVPPSEISGFVLKLGGMLALLYIVLALLKGLFMFYMRQTIIVVSRLIERDMKNEVFEHYQRLDRAFYKRNSTGDLMNRISEDVGKVRMYLGPAIMYTLGLVVLFVLCIAIMFNKNAELALYSLAPLPVMSVIIYYVSDVMNRRGMAVQEQQSRLSTLAQESFSGIRVLKAYVKEGMVADQFGKAAREYRRRSLAQARVDALFMPAIGLLIGLSTVVVIYIGGRMLVNGDPGVTVGTIAQFVLYVNMLTWPFASVGWVTSLVQQAAVSQERINEFLATEPSITSPHGASSIEVRGEIEFRNVSFRYPDTGILALDNVSFHVPAGGTIAFVGHTGSGKSTIADLIGRQYDATSGEVLIDGSPIRDIPLHDLRSQLGFVPQDVFLFSDTVGNNIAFGAQGPTGNGAVEGAARRAQVHENIIAFPEGYATQLGERGITLSGGQKQRVSIARAIIRSPRILVFDDPLSAVDTATEEAILTGLKEVMVGRTAVIISHRISAVKGADRIVVLEHGTVAQTGTHAQLMAQEGIYAALYHEQLLQEEVAPE from the coding sequence ATGCGCGCGTTGATGACCTTGAACCGGTACTTGCTCAAGTACCGTTGGCGCCTGCTGGCCGGGGTGGGGTTCATCGTCCTCAGCAACCTCTTCGCCGTGCTCAGCCCCGAGGTGGTGAAGAAGGCTTTTGATGCGGTGATGGCCGGTTTGGAAGTTGCCCGCACCGGGAACCCCCAACCCGTGGGTACCATCGACACGTTGGACCGGGTGCTTGGGTGGGTCGGGTTCAATAATGCTGCGGCAGCTCAGGTTCCCCCGTCGGAGATCTCCGGCTTCGTGCTGAAGCTGGGCGGGATGCTCGCGTTGCTCTACATCGTACTGGCATTGCTGAAGGGCCTCTTCATGTTCTACATGCGGCAGACCATCATTGTGGTGAGCCGGCTCATCGAGCGCGACATGAAGAACGAAGTGTTCGAGCATTACCAGAGGCTCGACCGGGCCTTCTACAAACGCAACAGTACCGGGGACCTGATGAACAGGATCAGCGAGGATGTCGGGAAGGTCCGCATGTACCTGGGGCCCGCCATCATGTACACCCTGGGCCTCGTCGTGCTGTTCGTGTTGTGCATTGCGATCATGTTCAACAAGAACGCCGAGCTGGCGCTCTATTCCTTGGCCCCGTTGCCGGTGATGAGCGTCATCATCTACTACGTGAGCGATGTGATGAACCGGCGCGGCATGGCGGTGCAGGAACAGCAGAGCCGGCTGAGCACCCTCGCCCAAGAGAGTTTCAGCGGCATCCGGGTGCTGAAGGCCTACGTGAAAGAGGGCATGGTCGCGGACCAATTCGGAAAGGCAGCGCGCGAATACAGGCGCCGTAGCTTGGCACAGGCACGGGTCGATGCCCTCTTCATGCCGGCCATCGGCTTGCTCATCGGCCTCAGTACGGTGGTGGTCATCTACATCGGCGGGCGTATGCTGGTGAACGGCGACCCGGGGGTCACCGTGGGGACCATAGCCCAATTCGTGCTCTACGTGAACATGCTCACCTGGCCTTTCGCCAGCGTGGGTTGGGTAACATCACTGGTGCAACAAGCGGCCGTGAGCCAGGAACGGATCAATGAATTCCTGGCCACCGAACCGTCCATTACCTCTCCGCACGGCGCAAGCAGCATCGAGGTGCGCGGTGAGATCGAATTCCGCAACGTCAGTTTCAGATACCCCGACACAGGCATTCTCGCGCTGGACAACGTGTCGTTCCATGTACCTGCGGGCGGCACCATCGCTTTCGTGGGCCATACGGGTAGTGGTAAGAGCACCATCGCTGATCTTATCGGTCGGCAGTATGATGCAACGAGCGGTGAAGTGCTCATCGACGGTAGCCCTATCCGCGATATCCCGCTCCACGACCTGCGCAGCCAGCTCGGTTTCGTTCCGCAGGATGTGTTCCTGTTCAGCGATACCGTGGGCAACAACATCGCATTCGGCGCGCAAGGCCCAACTGGGAACGGAGCCGTTGAAGGTGCAGCGAGGCGGGCGCAGGTGCACGAGAACATCATCGCCTTTCCGGAAGGCTATGCGACCCAGCTCGGAGAACGCGGGATCACCCTCAGTGGCGGCCAAAAGCAGCGCGTGTCCATTGCCCGTGCCATCATCCGCTCGCCGAGGATCCTCGTCTTCGACGACCCGTTGAGCGCTGTTGACACGGCCACGGAGGAGGCCATCTTAACAGGGCTCAAGGAAGTGATGGTGGGCCGGACCGCGGTCATCATCAGCCATCGCATCAGCGCGGTGAAAGGGGCGGACCGGATCGTGGTCCTGGAACACGGAACCGTGGCCCAGACCGGCACTCATGCACAGTTGATGGCGCAAGAGGGCATCTACGCAGCTCTTTATCACGAGCAATTGCTCCAGGAGGAAGTCGCACCGGAATGA
- a CDS encoding Glu/Leu/Phe/Val dehydrogenase, which yields MSLTSTSASTGMAVIGRMEEHDHEEVLFCFDRATGLRAIIAVHDTTLGPALGGTRMWQYASEQEALTDVLRLSRGMTYKSALAGLDLGGGKAVIIGNSRTDKSTALFERFGQFVDSLNGRYITAEDVGINTQDIKTVRSRTKHAAGLPEADGGSGDPSPVTAYGVYMGMKAAAKHAYGTDDLNGRKVAVQGAGHVGAHLVALLVKEGARVMLTDIHDDKLQAIKSQHNGVELIAPDAIYDVDMDIYSPCALGATVNDDTLKRLKCSVIAGAANNQLANEQVHGKAVMEKGILYAPDFLINAGGIINCFSELHGYDRDKALAQTRGIYDTALACFKRSATENIPTYKAANERAEQRIRDARAAGKRF from the coding sequence ATGTCCTTGACCAGCACCTCAGCAAGCACCGGCATGGCCGTCATCGGCCGTATGGAAGAACACGACCACGAGGAAGTCCTCTTCTGTTTCGACCGCGCCACGGGCTTGCGGGCCATCATCGCCGTGCATGACACCACGCTGGGACCCGCCTTGGGCGGCACACGGATGTGGCAGTACGCAAGCGAGCAGGAAGCACTCACGGACGTGCTCCGCTTGAGCCGTGGCATGACCTACAAGAGCGCGCTCGCTGGTTTGGACCTTGGTGGCGGTAAGGCTGTCATCATCGGCAACTCACGCACGGACAAGAGCACAGCGCTCTTCGAACGCTTCGGCCAGTTCGTCGACAGCCTCAACGGACGGTACATCACCGCTGAGGATGTGGGCATCAACACGCAGGACATCAAAACCGTGCGCTCCAGGACAAAGCACGCTGCAGGCCTTCCCGAGGCCGACGGTGGAAGCGGCGACCCGAGCCCGGTGACAGCCTATGGTGTTTACATGGGCATGAAGGCTGCCGCCAAACATGCTTATGGAACGGACGACCTGAACGGGCGCAAGGTTGCAGTGCAGGGCGCGGGCCATGTTGGAGCGCACTTGGTGGCCTTGCTCGTGAAAGAAGGTGCCCGGGTGATGCTCACCGACATCCACGACGACAAACTTCAAGCGATCAAGTCGCAGCACAACGGGGTTGAGCTGATCGCACCCGATGCCATCTACGACGTGGACATGGACATCTACAGTCCGTGCGCGCTCGGTGCCACGGTGAACGACGACACCCTGAAGCGCTTGAAATGTTCAGTGATCGCCGGGGCGGCAAACAACCAACTGGCCAACGAACAAGTGCACGGCAAGGCCGTCATGGAGAAGGGCATACTCTACGCGCCTGACTTCCTCATCAATGCCGGTGGGATCATCAACTGCTTCAGCGAACTGCACGGTTACGACCGCGACAAGGCGCTGGCCCAGACGCGTGGTATCTACGACACGGCCCTGGCCTGCTTCAAACGCAGTGCGACGGAGAACATCCCCACCTACAAGGCGGCCAATGAAAGGGCCGAACAACGGATCCGCGATGCGCGCGCGGCCGGCAAGCGGTTCTGA
- a CDS encoding transcription antitermination protein NusB, which yields MVNRRYLRIKVFNALYSFHQSEGASGAKLEKELFVSIDRTFDLYVSLLLLFGELREQAERHMAERKLKRLPTASDLNPDRRFVDGPILTALANSPRLQKEAEARKVNWVGHGEWLQGLFRTIEQSELYKAHMTSPTVGFNEERAFLAAIFEEYIANGEGLHDMLEGRTIHWMEDLDMACSMLKRKLDQLRPADLEGDRVAEMEKMDPDEIEFVQVLFRRSIELNDENEALIGQRASNWESERIAVADMLLMKMALTEARELDQIPVKVTLNEYIEIAKAYSTPKSKNFINGILDSLFTEMRKDGRIVKVGRGLIEN from the coding sequence ATGGTGAACCGCCGCTACCTGCGCATCAAGGTCTTCAACGCGTTGTACTCGTTCCATCAGAGCGAAGGCGCCAGTGGTGCCAAACTGGAGAAGGAACTGTTCGTCAGCATCGACCGCACCTTCGATCTCTATGTGTCGCTGCTGCTGCTCTTCGGTGAACTGCGCGAGCAGGCCGAGCGCCACATGGCCGAGCGCAAACTGAAACGGCTTCCAACGGCTTCGGACCTCAACCCCGACCGCCGCTTCGTGGACGGCCCCATCCTTACAGCACTGGCCAACAGTCCGCGGCTTCAGAAGGAAGCCGAGGCGCGCAAAGTGAACTGGGTGGGACACGGCGAGTGGTTGCAGGGGCTCTTCCGCACCATTGAACAGAGCGAACTGTACAAGGCCCACATGACGAGTCCGACGGTCGGGTTCAACGAGGAGCGCGCCTTTCTGGCGGCCATCTTCGAGGAGTACATCGCGAACGGCGAAGGCTTGCACGATATGCTCGAGGGTCGCACCATCCATTGGATGGAAGACCTGGACATGGCCTGTAGCATGCTGAAGCGCAAACTCGACCAACTGAGGCCTGCCGATCTGGAGGGCGACCGCGTGGCCGAGATGGAAAAGATGGACCCGGACGAGATCGAGTTCGTGCAGGTGCTCTTCCGTCGCAGCATCGAATTGAACGATGAGAACGAAGCGCTGATCGGTCAGCGCGCGAGCAACTGGGAAAGCGAGCGCATTGCGGTGGCCGACATGCTGCTGATGAAGATGGCGCTTACCGAGGCCCGTGAGCTGGACCAGATCCCCGTGAAAGTGACACTGAACGAGTACATCGAGATCGCCAAGGCTTACAGCACACCCAAGAGCAAGAACTTCATCAACGGCATCCTCGACTCGCTCTTCACCGAAATGCGCAAGGACGGCCGCATCGTGAAGGTGGGCCGTGGCCTCATCGAGAACTGA
- a CDS encoding DUF1573 domain-containing protein, whose translation MTRITPLLSFFVLLAAAMGGCRITDQEGEGTISPADIHVAASGYAETDPAKLPRMEFVEDTIDVGKLAQGSIAERTYEFTNTGGSELVIADVRSTCGCTVGKDWPKHPMKPGEKGTITVSFDSEGRNGAQTKSITIVSNAVPSTYSLILKAEVIAPGQ comes from the coding sequence ATGACGCGCATCACACCGCTCCTGTCCTTCTTCGTGTTGCTGGCCGCGGCCATGGGGGGCTGCCGCATCACTGACCAGGAAGGTGAAGGCACCATCTCCCCTGCCGACATCCATGTGGCCGCAAGTGGATATGCGGAGACCGACCCGGCCAAGCTGCCCCGGATGGAGTTCGTAGAGGACACCATTGACGTAGGCAAGCTGGCTCAAGGCAGCATTGCGGAGCGCACCTATGAATTCACCAACACCGGTGGCAGCGAACTTGTCATCGCTGACGTGCGCAGCACCTGCGGTTGCACCGTAGGGAAGGACTGGCCGAAGCATCCGATGAAACCCGGCGAGAAGGGCACCATCACCGTATCGTTCGATAGCGAAGGCCGCAACGGCGCGCAGACCAAGAGCATCACCATCGTTTCCAACGCGGTACCAAGCACGTATTCACTCATCCTGAAAGCCGAGGTGATCGCACCTGGCCAGTAA
- the yajC gene encoding preprotein translocase subunit YajC produces the protein MNILLQAAPGQEPSMLRTILMMGAIFLVFYFFMMRPQQKKMKDAKKFREALQKGTRVVTIGGIHGKVVEVDDKTVLLEVDSNVKLRFEKSAVSMDSSTQLTEETKKQA, from the coding sequence ATGAACATTCTCCTCCAAGCCGCCCCTGGCCAAGAACCCAGCATGCTGCGCACTATCCTGATGATGGGCGCCATCTTTCTCGTGTTCTACTTCTTCATGATGCGCCCGCAACAGAAGAAGATGAAGGACGCCAAGAAGTTCCGCGAAGCACTGCAGAAAGGCACCCGAGTGGTGACCATCGGGGGCATCCACGGCAAGGTGGTGGAGGTGGACGACAAGACCGTGCTGCTGGAAGTTGATAGCAACGTGAAGCTGCGGTTCGAGAAGAGCGCCGTGAGCATGGACAGCAGCACGCAGCTCACCGAGGAGACGAAGAAGCAAGCTTAG
- a CDS encoding dephospho-CoA kinase, whose product MATRPLKLGVTGGMGSGKTTVCRVLEVLGAPIFSADLCGRELLDTDPVLRAAVAKRFGDGLYRTGSLDRKALAEIVFNDASALAELNAMVHPRVIAAFTTWCDEQQAPYVVMESALMPRSGSAKLMDHLVVVQAPYELRLRRVMMRDGSDEAQVRARMARQAGDAELASLAGTVIDNSGAVLVIPQVLELHQALLKGR is encoded by the coding sequence ATGGCCACCCGACCGCTCAAGCTGGGTGTGACCGGGGGCATGGGCAGCGGCAAAACCACCGTTTGCCGGGTGCTGGAGGTGCTGGGTGCACCGATCTTCAGTGCCGATCTGTGCGGAAGAGAATTGCTTGATACCGACCCCGTACTAAGGGCCGCTGTGGCTAAGCGTTTCGGTGATGGGCTTTACCGGACCGGGAGCCTGGACCGCAAGGCTTTGGCGGAGATCGTCTTCAATGATGCATCAGCGCTGGCTGAATTGAACGCCATGGTGCATCCGCGCGTGATCGCAGCCTTTACCACCTGGTGCGATGAACAACAGGCCCCCTACGTGGTGATGGAATCAGCCTTGATGCCGCGCAGCGGTTCAGCGAAGCTCATGGATCATTTGGTGGTTGTGCAGGCCCCTTACGAACTGCGGCTACGACGCGTGATGATGCGCGACGGCTCGGATGAAGCCCAGGTGCGTGCCCGGATGGCCCGACAGGCCGGTGATGCGGAACTCGCATCGCTTGCCGGAACCGTGATCGACAACAGCGGGGCTGTGCTGGTGATCCCTCAGGTCCTTGAACTGCACCAAGCACTTTTGAAAGGACGATGA
- a CDS encoding 3'-5' exonuclease: MAFVQRYAVVDVETTFGDPERAAIMEVAVVLLDGRGEVTRWSSLVRSGSAPDPFVGMLTGINKNMLDGAPTFRDVAGHVDRMTEGAVVVAHNARFDMVALGSAFRRLELGFERQALCTEQLSRRFFPHLRFHNLNSLCGHLRVERKARHRALEDALACADAFTQLVDRFGEEAVLGSTTVHGALLRA, translated from the coding sequence ATGGCTTTTGTACAGCGCTATGCCGTGGTGGACGTGGAGACAACGTTCGGTGATCCCGAGCGGGCGGCCATCATGGAGGTAGCCGTTGTGCTCTTGGACGGGCGGGGTGAAGTGACAAGGTGGAGTTCGCTGGTGAGATCGGGTTCGGCCCCGGATCCTTTCGTTGGTATGCTCACTGGTATCAATAAGAACATGCTCGACGGGGCACCGACATTCAGGGATGTTGCAGGTCACGTGGACCGGATGACGGAAGGTGCGGTCGTAGTGGCCCACAACGCTCGTTTCGACATGGTGGCCCTTGGTTCCGCGTTCCGGCGGTTGGAACTGGGGTTCGAGCGGCAAGCTCTATGCACCGAGCAGTTGAGCCGACGCTTCTTCCCGCACCTCAGGTTCCACAATCTGAACAGCCTTTGCGGTCATTTGAGGGTTGAGCGGAAGGCCCGACATAGGGCTTTGGAAGATGCCCTGGCCTGCGCCGATGCCTTCACGCAGTTGGTCGATCGCTTCGGAGAAGAAGCAGTACTGGGCAGCACAACAGTGCACGGTGCATTGCTGCGCGCTTGA
- a CDS encoding 1-acyl-sn-glycerol-3-phosphate acyltransferase: MMRRVNQVLLRWLGWKIVGDRPHDRDQYIVVVAPHTSNWDFLIGVMVRSAMAMTDVRYLAKKELFRAPFGWLFRALGGYPVDRSKHSNMTDAVVELFRTIPDFKIAITPEGTRKYVAEWKTGFHRIASKAHVAIVPCVFDYGRKTVSFLPVFPLTDDVDGDVARLKALYVHARGHNPEDGVH, encoded by the coding sequence ATGATGCGCCGTGTAAACCAAGTGCTGTTGCGCTGGCTGGGCTGGAAGATCGTGGGTGATAGACCGCATGACCGGGACCAGTACATCGTGGTGGTCGCTCCTCACACCAGCAATTGGGATTTCCTGATTGGTGTAATGGTGCGCAGTGCGATGGCCATGACCGACGTGCGCTACCTGGCCAAGAAAGAGCTCTTCCGAGCACCCTTCGGCTGGTTGTTCCGCGCGCTCGGTGGCTACCCGGTGGACCGGAGCAAGCACAGCAACATGACCGATGCTGTGGTGGAATTGTTCCGGACCATACCCGACTTCAAGATCGCCATCACCCCGGAAGGCACCCGCAAGTACGTGGCGGAATGGAAGACCGGGTTCCACCGGATAGCGTCGAAGGCCCATGTGGCCATTGTCCCCTGCGTGTTCGACTATGGCCGCAAGACCGTGTCGTTCCTGCCGGTTTTCCCGCTCACGGACGATGTGGACGGGGATGTGGCGCGCCTGAAGGCCTTGTATGTGCATGCCCGCGGCCACAACCCCGAAGACGGTGTGCATTGA
- a CDS encoding peptidylprolyl isomerase — MTTGDGLFATFNTTKGKIVCQLEFEKTPMTVANFVGLAEGTVNNTAKGAGQPYYDGIVFHRVIPNFMIQCGDPTGTGMGGPGYMFPDEIVADLKHTGPGILSMANAGPGNPPGSGTNGSQFFITHVPTPWLDGKHTVFGHVVEGQDVVNAIGQGDKIETLTITRKGKAAEAFDAAKVLANYKDKFKQR, encoded by the coding sequence ATGACCACCGGCGACGGACTCTTCGCAACGTTCAACACCACCAAAGGCAAGATCGTTTGCCAACTCGAGTTCGAGAAGACGCCAATGACCGTGGCCAACTTCGTGGGCCTGGCAGAAGGCACGGTGAACAACACCGCCAAGGGTGCGGGCCAGCCTTACTACGACGGCATTGTGTTCCACCGCGTGATCCCCAACTTCATGATCCAATGCGGCGACCCGACCGGGACGGGTATGGGCGGCCCTGGCTACATGTTCCCCGATGAGATCGTGGCCGACCTGAAGCATACGGGCCCCGGCATCCTGAGCATGGCCAACGCTGGTCCGGGCAACCCTCCCGGCTCAGGTACCAACGGCAGCCAGTTCTTCATCACGCACGTGCCGACACCCTGGCTCGACGGCAAGCACACCGTGTTCGGTCACGTAGTTGAAGGGCAGGACGTGGTGAACGCCATTGGCCAAGGCGACAAGATCGAGACCTTGACGATCACGCGTAAAGGCAAAGCCGCCGAGGCGTTCGATGCGGCCAAAGTGCTGGCCAACTACAAGGACAAGTTCAAGCAGCGCTAG
- a CDS encoding DEAD/DEAH box helicase, translated as MDDFNSLGLHHDLIAGIADMGIRKPTPIQQQAIPAALDGRDLIACAQTGTGKTAAFLLPLIDVITSYAPRDPKSIRALIVVPTRELALQIDQQIQAIAYYTPITSVPVYGGSDAASFDQQKLALTSGTEVIVATPGKLLSHLNLGYVPTQGLEFLVLDEADRMFDMGFIDDIKRIIGFLPKERQTLMFSATMAPEIRGLAKEVLHDPLEISIALSKPAEGVKQEAYVIYDAQKADILEHILKTNEASCIIVFAGKKVEVRNLARHLARRGFNAKGMHSDLEQGEREEVMLAFRNRKLRILVATNVVSRGIDIDDIDLVVNYDVPRDPEDYVHRVGRTARAARKGQAITFINEKEMREFGRIEKLIGYEVAKQPMPEGFARGPEYRPEGKREGGGADRSRGRGGNNRRRGGRPGGGASRPAHAH; from the coding sequence TTGGACGATTTCAACTCGCTCGGCCTGCACCACGATCTGATCGCAGGCATCGCGGACATGGGCATCCGCAAACCCACGCCCATTCAGCAGCAGGCCATTCCCGCCGCTCTTGACGGCCGCGACCTCATCGCTTGCGCGCAAACGGGCACCGGCAAAACGGCGGCGTTCCTGCTGCCGCTCATCGATGTCATCACTAGTTACGCACCGCGCGATCCGAAGAGCATCCGAGCGCTCATCGTGGTGCCCACACGTGAACTGGCTTTGCAGATCGATCAGCAGATACAGGCCATCGCCTATTATACGCCCATCACTTCGGTACCCGTGTACGGCGGAAGCGATGCAGCTTCCTTCGATCAGCAGAAACTGGCGCTCACCAGCGGCACCGAGGTCATCGTGGCCACGCCTGGCAAGCTGCTCAGCCATTTGAATCTTGGCTATGTGCCCACACAGGGCCTTGAATTCCTGGTCCTTGATGAAGCCGATCGCATGTTCGACATGGGCTTCATCGACGACATCAAGCGCATCATCGGCTTCCTGCCCAAGGAGCGCCAAACGCTCATGTTCAGCGCCACCATGGCCCCTGAGATCCGCGGGCTGGCCAAGGAGGTCCTGCACGATCCCCTGGAGATCTCGATCGCACTGAGCAAACCCGCGGAAGGTGTGAAGCAAGAGGCGTATGTTATTTACGACGCTCAGAAGGCCGATATCCTGGAGCACATCCTGAAAACGAACGAGGCTAGTTGCATCATCGTGTTCGCGGGCAAAAAAGTCGAAGTGCGGAATCTCGCAAGGCATTTGGCACGGCGGGGATTCAACGCCAAAGGGATGCACAGCGACCTGGAGCAGGGCGAACGCGAAGAGGTGATGCTGGCTTTCCGGAACCGTAAACTGCGCATCCTTGTGGCTACGAACGTTGTAAGCCGCGGCATTGACATTGATGACATCGACCTGGTGGTGAACTACGATGTTCCCCGCGATCCGGAGGATTACGTGCACCGGGTCGGTCGCACTGCGCGAGCCGCTCGGAAGGGCCAGGCCATCACCTTCATCAACGAGAAGGAGATGCGCGAATTCGGCCGCATCGAGAAGTTGATCGGCTATGAAGTTGCCAAGCAGCCCATGCCTGAAGGGTTCGCACGCGGCCCGGAATACCGTCCAGAGGGCAAGCGCGAAGGTGGTGGTGCGGATCGTAGTCGTGGCCGTGGTGGCAATAACCGCCGCCGCGGTGGTCGGCCTGGCGGCGGCGCATCACGACCCGCGCACGCTCACTAA
- a CDS encoding tetratricopeptide repeat protein: MPHRSVLPFLVFVTMLSAHVRASRGEDSLHAALHGNSGTVERANALLELADRFRSTRPQESLAHARSAFEFAGQARDKELQHRAYGSQCASLFQLAAYDDLLAAAIKASALGRDLGDAKAMAQDLRWMSIAYEQLGDHGSALEMSKRALVFLKTTNDDAAIGEGIIDVMNALVGAGRFNEVIRFGEEALAHFDRANDSVGHCRVQIVNGEALITQGRFADALPLLHRSAEVLAASDQKDDAPHVQTLLAEAFLGLGRFADAARHLDNARALRKGTGTTGRTPHDLQLRSRLAQGQGDPEAALALLRESTVLKDSLVNEQARERMAGLAVQYELASSEAQIEELRKVNQLNESLIDSAKARGIWWLALIGLLLVASVFLALGWLRNRRAAVRSRMRTQLIQAQAQEIQKQNLELQRQNLRLAETLISEEEKDVLLREIHHRVKNNLQIISALLRAQAFHMGDPRLEQALIESQGRIASMASVHELLYKASNVGKVRLADQVKAIAEGVFSTFGSTGRVQLELRAMSADMPIDTLTPLGLILNELITNSVKHAFAAEEQGIVRVAIDQCDDRFELRYSDSGSRPSAERFLGNGSFGLELVRLLAQQLDGRLQRYQGERDELVLTFHVAQQRVLRKAS, from the coding sequence ATGCCCCACCGTTCCGTTCTGCCCTTCCTGGTCTTCGTCACCATGCTGAGCGCGCACGTTCGTGCATCGCGCGGTGAAGACAGTTTGCATGCAGCCTTGCATGGCAACTCCGGAACTGTTGAGCGGGCGAATGCGCTCCTCGAATTGGCCGATAGGTTCCGGAGCACCCGTCCACAGGAGAGCTTGGCCCACGCACGGTCGGCGTTCGAGTTCGCTGGTCAAGCCCGGGACAAAGAACTGCAGCACCGCGCGTATGGAAGCCAATGCGCTTCATTGTTCCAATTGGCCGCATACGACGACCTGCTTGCGGCTGCCATCAAGGCCTCGGCCCTTGGTCGCGATCTGGGCGATGCAAAGGCCATGGCCCAGGACCTGCGATGGATGTCCATTGCCTATGAACAGCTTGGCGACCACGGAAGTGCGCTCGAAATGAGCAAGCGCGCCTTGGTGTTCCTGAAGACCACCAACGATGATGCGGCCATTGGGGAGGGTATCATTGATGTAATGAACGCCCTCGTTGGGGCGGGCCGGTTCAATGAGGTCATTCGGTTCGGCGAGGAAGCACTTGCCCACTTTGACCGTGCCAATGACTCCGTGGGCCACTGCCGCGTACAGATCGTCAATGGCGAAGCACTGATCACCCAAGGGCGTTTTGCCGATGCGCTACCCCTGTTGCACCGATCAGCTGAGGTGCTTGCTGCTTCAGATCAAAAGGATGATGCACCTCACGTGCAAACGCTCCTCGCGGAGGCCTTTCTCGGTCTGGGGCGCTTTGCTGATGCTGCCCGCCACTTGGACAACGCGCGCGCGCTCCGTAAAGGGACGGGAACGACGGGACGCACACCGCACGATCTTCAGCTTAGGAGCAGGTTGGCGCAAGGGCAGGGCGACCCCGAAGCAGCGTTGGCGCTGCTCCGCGAAAGCACCGTCTTGAAGGACTCGTTGGTGAACGAACAGGCCAGGGAACGCATGGCCGGACTTGCCGTTCAGTACGAACTGGCCTCCAGCGAAGCACAGATCGAGGAACTCCGGAAGGTGAACCAATTGAACGAGTCGTTGATCGACAGCGCAAAGGCCCGGGGCATATGGTGGCTTGCGCTGATCGGTTTATTGCTCGTTGCGAGCGTGTTCCTGGCGCTGGGCTGGTTGCGCAACCGCAGGGCGGCGGTGAGAAGCCGCATGCGCACCCAGCTGATCCAGGCGCAAGCCCAGGAGATCCAGAAGCAGAACCTTGAACTGCAACGGCAGAACCTGCGCCTCGCTGAGACCCTTATCAGCGAGGAAGAGAAGGACGTGCTCCTCCGCGAGATCCATCACCGTGTGAAGAACAACCTGCAGATCATCTCGGCGCTGCTCCGTGCCCAGGCCTTCCACATGGGCGATCCGCGCTTGGAGCAGGCGTTGATCGAGAGCCAGGGCCGCATTGCTTCCATGGCCAGCGTGCACGAGCTGCTCTACAAAGCGAGCAATGTCGGCAAGGTGAGGTTGGCGGACCAGGTGAAGGCCATTGCAGAAGGTGTGTTCAGCACGTTCGGCAGCACGGGACGCGTTCAACTGGAGTTGAGGGCAATGTCCGCGGACATGCCCATTGATACGCTGACTCCTTTGGGCCTTATCCTGAATGAGCTGATCACCAACTCAGTCAAGCACGCCTTTGCGGCCGAAGAGCAGGGCATTGTGCGCGTGGCCATTGACCAATGCGACGACCGGTTCGAGCTGCGCTATTCGGACAGCGGCTCGCGCCCTTCAGCTGAGCGGTTCCTTGGCAACGGATCGTTCGGGTTGGAACTGGTGCGCCTGCTGGCCCAACAGCTCGATGGCCGTTTGCAGCGCTATCAAGGTGAACGGGATGAACTCGTTCTGACCTTCCATGTGGCCCAGCAACGCGTGCTCCGCAAGGCGAGCTGA